Proteins encoded by one window of Larimichthys crocea isolate SSNF chromosome V, L_crocea_2.0, whole genome shotgun sequence:
- the LOC104939825 gene encoding uncharacterized protein LOC104939825: MAATLRVVLGTDDASKLRLPTGIPDSVEDLKREITRQCGLSGNFRLQYRDIEFDNEFVNLSSTAELQDKSTVKVIYLPNETDMSPRHDPSSVPEELDEASSISSSLSTADTDILSSPGSTSSGPSLRSQPWPQTFPIPQFSYEVEVQLERANCTHLSSGTLLSPSAKLKSDILDSLASEIIKYKVYPSSAEFDTVAEALIRKHPCLKEQGSVCGYYGWKISLKYKMANYRTRLRGIGCPELSINSMKGKHGTTGQSPNQVKKPRKAEVNYCPDFPVGETKESLEEERQALLLEIKKKNQQQIKSKMGKTFAYRRQEIVMDMPFITELKSRWPALFSESEVNAEFTRITTVPLLSKFMSQLDGYSDRLLKVFRKKGGEAGRKIRLITTVMDKDPRIERRRECVIKGLCIYLNEEPESLIKTYLDASSDASHGMEAIVMGIYVIQHEGAEPDEDPEDVGVIIEGVNVLQGLRNVANECVLLLGLIYSLNLSYPKELKHTFEFLQKVVMELDGNRLSQKVQVLKNRLLE; encoded by the exons ATGGCTGCAACCCTAAGGGTCGTGCTTGGAACAGACGATGCATCCAAATTGAGACTTCCAACTGGAATTCCTGATTCAGTCGAGGACCTGAAAAGAGAAATTACAAGACAGTGTGGTTTGTCAGGAAACTTCAGACTACAGTACAGAGACATTGAGTTTGACAATGAGTTTGTTAATTTGTCCTCCACTGCTGAACTGCAAGACAAGAGCACTGTTAAAGTGATTTACCTACCAAATGAGACAGACATGAGCCCTCGCCATGATCCATCCTCTGTACCTGAAGAACTGGATGAGGCCTCTTCCATTTCATCATCTCTTTCCACTGCAGACACCGACATACTTTCCTCCCCTGGATCTACCTCTTCAGGTCCATCGCTGCGTTCACAGCCATGGCCCCAAACCTTCCCAATACCTCAGTTCAGTTATGAGGtagaggttcagctggagagGGCCAACTGCACTCACCTGAGCAGTGGCACACTTCTTAGTCCCAGTGCCAAACTGAAGTCCGACATCTTGGATAGTTTAGCATCAGAAATCATAAAATACAAAGTGTACCCTTCCAGTGCGGAGTTTGATACCGTGGCAGAGGCACTTATAAGGAAGCATCCTTGTTTGAAGGAGCAGGGATCAGTCTGTGGGTACTATGGGTGGAAAATaagtttaaaatacaaaatggcCAACTACCGCACCAGGCTGAGGGGCATTGGCTGTCCAGAGTTAAGCATCAATTCGATGAAGGGAAAGCATGGCACCACTGGCCAAAGTCCAAACCAGGTGAAAAAGCCACGGAAAGCGGAGGTCAACTACTGTCCTGACTTTCCGGTGGGGGAAACAAAAGAGTCTCTTGAGGAGGAACGGCAAGCACTTCTTTTagagataaagaagaaaaaccagcaacaaataaaaagtaaaatgggAAAAACATTTGCCTACCGAAGGCAGGAAATTGTTATGGACATGCCCTTCATCACTGAGCTCAAAAGCAGGTGGCCAGCTCTGTTTTCTGAGAGTGAG GTAAATGCAGAATTTACCCGCATCACCACTGTTCCACTTCTGTCCAAATTCATGTCCCAGCTGGATGGATACTCTGATCGCTTACTGAAAGTGTTCAGAAAGAAGGGGGGTGAAGCCGGACGCAAAATCAGACTGATCACGACAGTCATGGACAAG gatcCTAGGATTGAGAGGCGCAGAGAATGTGTCATCAAAGGACTTTGCATCTATCTAAATGAAGAGCCTGAAAGCCTAATAAAAACCTACCTG GATGCCAGTTCTGATGCAAGCCATGGAATGGAGGCCATCGTCATGGGGATCTATGTCATACAACATGAGGGAGCAGAGCCCGATGAAGATCCAGAAGATGTAGGAGTCATAATTGAGGGAGTCAACGTTTTGCAAGGTCTCAGGAATGTGGCAAATGAATGTGTGCTCCTGCTCGGCCTCATTTACAGCTTGAATTTGAGCTACCCAAAGGAGCTGAAGCACACGTTTGAATTCCTTCAAAAAGTGGTGATGGAGTTGGATGGTAACCGACTTTCCCAAAAGGTGCAGGTCCTCAAAAACAGACTGCTTGAGTAA